A segment of the Deltaproteobacteria bacterium genome:
GCCGCATCGTTGGCTTTCCTTCTCCTCCCGCAATTATTCATCTCGCCAAGGGCATGCCCCATCGCATTTTGATCAGCACCGCTGACTTTCAGAAGCGCTTTGAGTTTCCGTTTATTTGCTCGTTGACGCAGAAGAGTTTTCTGACCAACCGGCGCGACACGATCCGCAGAGTCACGATGTCGCTGATCGAAGCGACCCATTTCCTCAAGACGCGCAAGGAAGAGACCAAGAAATATATCGCCAAGTACGCGCGGCAGGACAACCCGCAGTTTCTCGAGGCAGCGTACAACGCCATGATCAAGCTGCATGACCGAGTGCCGCTGGTGACTCGCGAAGGCGTGGAGGTTCAAATCAAAGATGCGTTGAGCCGCAAGCCCGGGCTGACCATGCGCTTCGAAGAACTGGCCGATGACAGCCTGGTGCGTGAGCTCGACAAGAGCGGCTTTATCGACAAGGTTTACAGCCAGAAATGATCTTTACTAGTACGGCGCGTAGAATCTCCCCGTATCCCTCTTTTGCAAAGGGAAAAGTTTATCCCGGTTGTTCCCTGCTTTATTGCGAAAGCGAGCGAGAGTTCCCCTCTTTGGAAAAGAGGGGTAGGGGAGATTTAGGGCGGTTGCGGTGGGGCGATTCATGATTGTTGCTGTGGTTCTTTCCGCTGGTGAGTCGAGCCGCATGGGGCGCCCCAAGGCATTGCTGCCGATCGAGGGCCAGACCTTTATTGACAAAATCGTTAGCGCGTTAAAAGACAGTGGCATCGAGCGCGTCGTCGTTGTGTTGGGCTTCAACGCCGCGGAGATGCGCCGCAGGATCGAACATCTACCGGTGGAAATTGTCGTCAATCCCGACTACAAACAGGGGCAGCTTTCGTCGTTGCAAACGGCGATTCGCGATTTGCAGGCGACGCCGGATTGCGACGGCATGCTGGTCCATCTCGTCGATCATCCCTACATCGACGCAAGGCTCGTGCGCGTGATGTTGCAACGATTTGCCGAATCGCGCGCGCCGATCGTCGTGCCGATCCATCAGGGCAAGCGCGGGCACCCGGTGATTTTTTCGCGCGCGCTTTTTCAAGAACTGCTGAACGCGCCAATGGATCAAGGAGCCAAGGCGGTGGTGAATGCACACCGCGCTGAAACTTTCGAAATCGACACGGATGACGTCGGCATTACCCTCGATATCGACACGCCGGAGCTCTACCGGCAGCATGTGAAAGGTGAGTAAATGGCGAGATTACAACTAACGTTGGCGTGCGGCGATTACGATTTTCTGCGGCCGTTGATCAACGGCGAGATCCAACCCCAGGGCATCGAATTGAATGTCCTGACCATGCCGTCGCCAGAGCGGCATGGCCGCATGCTACGCCATGAGGAGTTCGACGTCTGCGAGCTGTCGTTGGTCGGCTATCTGGTCTCGCGCGACAAGGGGTGCAATTACAATGCGATCCCGGTGTTTCCGCACCGCCGCTTTCGGCATCAATATATGGTCAAGCGCACCGGCTGCGGCATCGAGAAACCGTCGGATTTGAACGGCAAACGGATCGCGCTCGATACGTTGCAAAACTCCGCCGGCCTATGGATGCGCGGTATTCTCCAGGACCACTACGGTGTTGATCTAAAGACCGTCGAATGGTGGTGCCAGGAAGAAGAAGATATCGCGTTTGAACCGGCGAGCTGGATGAACGTCAAGCGCGTGGCGCACGGCAAGAACGTCGATCAAATGCTGCTCGACGGCGAGCTCGAAGCGGCGCTCTATCCGGAGACGCTGCCGTCGATTCGCCAAGGTGATCCGAGAGTCGCGCTGCTATTCCCCGATCCGAAAAAAGCCGAGATCGAGTATTACAAAAACGGCGGCTTCTTCCCGATCATGCACACCGTGGTGGTGAAAAATCACATTCTCCAAGAGCATCCCTGGGTCGGCATCAGCCTGGTGCGTGCCTTCGAGCAAGCCAAGCAGATCTGCTACGAGCGCAACAGCGACCCGCGCAGTTTTGCGCTGGTCTGGGTGCAAGACCTGATGCGCGAACAGAAAGAGATCTTTGGACCCGACCCTTGGCCGTACAATCTAGAAGACAATCGCGAGGCGCTCGAAGCGGTCATTCGCTACGAATACGAGCAGGGCATGATCAAGAAAAAGCCCAATGCCGAAGAGCTGTTTTTCGCGCCGAGCTTGCAGCGCATTCAACACTACGTCTGAACTCAATGGATAATGGAAAATTGAAAATGGGGGAGAGGGAGTCGCGCTATGTGGTTGAGTGGCGTTTGGACCCGGTCGGCGTTGTTACTTCGACAACGCTTGCACCTCTTGCTCGACTCGTGTGACAAATTGCTTTCGCGATGGGAAATCGCCGGCGTAAAATGCCCTGCCGAAGTTGACCTGCGCCAACCAGCGCTCACCTTCAACGTAACTCAGACCCACCGGCACGATGGGGATGTGCCGCCCGAGCGCTTTGGCCGCGGCGCCGGCGATCACAGCGAACCCGGCATTGAACGGCAAAAATTCGTCGCGAGTTTTTTTCGGCGTATAGTTGGGGTCAATATTCGGATAGCCCTCGGGAAAAATCAGCAGTACCTTGCCATCAACCAACAGTTGTACGGCGTCGCGCAAAGCGCGGCGCTGATACGCGGCAATATCGCTTTCGCGAAATACACTATCTTTCTGCGGCCGAACGCCATCCGCACCGGACGTTAGGGCATCAGGCCGAAGCACCACGGGCCATTCGGCGAGCCGAGTCACCGCTTCCATGCAGTAGCGGATCCAGCGGCTTTGGGCCCAGTCGAGTGTGACGAGGAAATGCAGCTCGCGCGGCAGGGTCTGATACAAGGCAACGCCGTCGTACAAGTGATGATAGTGGCGCGCCACCAGCAGTACTGGGCCCTCCTGCGGTACATTGGCGATTCCTGAGACTGCAATTTCGATACGCCCGCCGTTTAGCCAGCGCGCGAGCTGTCCCATGGCGCGGCGGCGCACGTATTTGGCGATCGGCGTTGCCAAGTTCACGGCTGATTCAAAGCGGCTCGAAAGTGCCGCCACGGCGGCGCACATAGGTGCGGCCGCGCCAACGGTGCTGGCGCTTGAGCGCATTGTAAAGGACGCGCAGCACCACCGGTAAATCGCACAGGGGAGAGAGCCAATAACTCCACGGCCTCCCGGGATAGGCGCGCGCCGTACCGAAGAGAACGCCAAGTCGAATCGAGAACAACGCTCCGGCCAAGAGAAGTAGCCAGAGCGGCGCTCCGATGAAAGCGCCAAGCACGAAAGTCGGCAGTGGCAATGCCTGCAACGGCAAGAGCGCTATCAAACCGAGTGCCTCGCGCCCGGCGAAATAGTGATCGCGCATTGGCAAAGAACGCGGCCAATTGTTCCAGGTTTCACGCCAATGCGCGTACATTTTTACCGTGATAAGATAGTCGCTCTCGTAGAAGCCCACCGCTTCGCCGCATTCCGCCAGCCGCCGCACGATGGTGATGTCCTCGCACAGCGAGCGCCGCGCGGCGTAAAACGCTCCGGTGCGCAACAGAGTTTCGCGGCGGCTGAAGAAGCATTGGCCGTTGGCGTGAACCTTGTGGCGATCCCGCGTCGCCGCTCCCGGGCTGCCGAAACGGTATATAAGTGTTGTCAGCATGGCCGGATGCAGCAGACCGTCGATCCACCCGGAGAGATGCTGCAGCGTGGCCACCGAAAAGTTATCGATGCTGGTACGCCGCGCATGGGCGAGGAGCGAGCGCACCAGTTGCGGTGCGGCGCGCACATCGGCGTCGATACAAAGAATCCAATCGCTCTGAGATGCGGACTGCTGCAGGCCGCGATGAAGTCCCCAAGCTTTGCCCGTCCATTCTGGGTCCACCGGGCTCGCGTCCACCAGCCGAACCCGGCCATCGCGCATGGCAAAGCCATCCACTAGCGCTTGGGTACCGTCACTGGAGCCGCCGTCGATGACGAGAATCTCGCGCACCTCACGCGGCTGGGCGATCAATGTTTCCAGACAACCGGCGAGTCGCTGCAACTCGTTTAGCACCGGCAAGAGAATCGTGACGCTCTCATGGCTTGGGGTATCGGAGGCTTCGACGCGCTGTTTGACGGACATGCGAATCTGACCCGTTCCCGCCAAAAACTATTTTGCCGCCGAGGCGCGCAGAGTTTCACAGGAGCTGCCGGTCGGCAGGGGGCTCATCACAAAGCGGCTTTCTTTCGGGTCGGGGGTAATTTCCGGTGACGCGTTGAGGAAGGCCGGCCTGGCACCGAGCACCCGCTGGGCGAAACTTTGCACCTCGATGGTGCCCTCGATTCTGCCGGCTTGTAGAATGCGGCCGTTGAGAATCGAGCGACCGCGTTGAACTACGTAGAGCTCGCCATCGGGCAGCAGAGGGATCGTTATTTTCAATGTGGCTGCCGGCAAGCCGTCACCGTCCCAGTCAAACACCGCCGGATCGTCGATTTTCTCCGGCAGTTTTACATCGTCGCCGACCGGCCGATAGCCGATGCGCTCGATGCCCAAGTCCGCGCGGTAACGCCAGCCCTGGGTGTCTCTCTCGACTTCGACGCTGTAGCTGTGATTGGCAAGGGCCGCAATAAATTTTTCCGGGAAGATCATCTTGATAAATTTCGAGTCTTCGAGCAGGCGGAAGTCGCAAACCTTGTGGCTTTGGACGAAACTGCCGCCACTACGTTTAACTTCCACCAGCGAAACCGATTTCGAAGCGGACTTCGAGCTACCGAAAAAAGGCACCTTGGTAGTCGACGCTAGGATCATTTCCAGTTTATAGGTGCCAGGCGCGAGAAGCGCTTCCTCTTGGGCGGCTAAGTTTTTAAAGGCCGGCGGGAGTAAGGCGAACAGCAGTGCAGCTGGCAGCGAGAGCATGCTTAGGCGAAACCATCGACGACGCATCATCACACTCCTGAGCTCAAGATTATTGCGAAGACCAAGCTAGCACGGATTGCCCGTGCAAGAAAAGTGACGGACCAGGCGGGCAGCCCAAAAGTTGCCGTTGAGCGGGCCGTGGCCTATTTTACCAAAGCCCAAGCAAGAACTTTCTTGCGCCGACAGATGAATCAAGCCGAACTATTCAAGAACGCCATCGTGTTTGCGGGGGCTGAGGATGGCTCGATGTCGTTGGTGTCTGTGCAGCCCCAAGAAACGCCGGTTGATTTCCGACCGGCGATTATGGAAGAGAACCTCGTCAGTAGCCCTAAACCTGAGTCCGCCGCTCCGGTAGTAAAAGCACCATCTCCTCCCCCCGTCGCAGCGCCGCCGCCGGCACCGAAAGCACCAGCTATGCCGAGCCCAGAAAAGGCCGGACTGGTAAACAAACCGAGCGAGCCCATGATTGTTGTCATGAAGCCCGAGCCGGCGCCAAGACATGAACCCGCCGCTGAAAGTCCAAAGGAAGCGCCCGCGACCCTCGCGGCAGCGCCAAAAATGCCAACTCCCGACCGCTCACCTGGCACCGGCAGGGTGCCTGAGCCAGTCATTGTTGTTGTGCCACCCCCTGCGCAAGCCCAAGCCAATGCAGCTGCGGCGCGCCCAGAAGCGGCTGCGATCACAGCTCCCGCAGCCGTGGCAAATCCAGCGTTGGATCGTCCTGCCAACGCCGTGACTTCGGCAGTCTCACCGAAAACGAAAACGCAAACCGAGCCGGAGACTCCGTTGAGTTTGCCGCGGGCCGAAACGAACCGAGAAGCGTCCCCACAGCCAGCGCCACCGGTGGCTGAAAGCAGGGCATCCCAGCCAGCCAAAGCTCAATCTCCTGGGACAACAATTGCTCAGCCGAGTGTTTCGGCAACGCTGCCAACGACGGTGCCGCGCCAATCTGAGATGAGAGAATCCGCCAACCTTTCGGCAAAAACCAGCGAACCGGCCGCAGCGCCTGCAGCCGTGCCGATTCCGCCTCCGGCCGAGCCCAAGGCGGTGAGCGAAAGCAAACCGGTTAGCGCTCCGCCTCCTACCCTAGCCGTGCCAGAAACCGTCGCTCCAAAGACAAGGGCAGAGCCGCCAGCAGTGCTAACGCCAGCGAAAAACCCCGCAGCGATGGTGCCGAAGCCAATGGATCTAGCTGAGAAAAGCACCGGGGCAAAGGCCATCACTGCCGCACCGCCACCGCCTGCGACAGAGAAGTTAGAGACGCGCGGTCCCGCTGCGGAACAGTTGGCAATGTCACCGCCTCCTGTGCGCGAAACCGCGCCGGCTCCGAGGCCTCTTCCAACGCCGAGCACGGTGGCGGCTCCGCCTGCCCCCGTGGTCGAACCGCCGCCGGCACGCGCGCCCGTGAGCGCTGCGCCGCAGCAATTGGCATCTCTGCCAAAGACCACCGAGAGCGCGCCTGATGCTAAAGCGCCGCCACGGCCGGTGCCCAGGCCGCTTGCGGGCTACATCGTGCAGATTGCGTTCAATGACGCCTCTACGGCGCAGCGATGGGCGGAGAGTATGGAGCGCAAAGGCTTCGCGGTATCGGTCACCGAGGCGGGAGAGCCAGGGGCCTTTCGCGTCCGCCTGGGTAATTTCCCTGTGCGCGCCGATGCCGAGCGGCAACTTGTCGCACTGCGTCAGGAGGGGCTGCGCGGCATCGTGCTTAATTTGCCGCAGGCCTTTCGGCCCGAAGCCGCCTCTTCCCTACCCTAGACTACTGCAGTTTTGCGCGCAGCAAATTGTTAACGGTTTGCGGATTGGCTTTGCCGCCGGTCGCTTTCATGACTTGGCCCACCAGGTAGCCAAAAATTTTGTCGTTGCCGGACTTGTATTGTTCCACCTGTTTGCCATTGGCGGCGAGCACGCGGTCGATTTCGATCTCGATGCTGCTCCTGTCAGAGACTTGTTCGAGCCCCTTATCGCTGACGATTTGCTGTGGGGATTTACCGCTGGACAACATTTCAGCGAAAACCGTCTTAGCGATCTTGCCACTGATTTTCCCCTGATCGATCAAGCGAACCAATTCCCCGAGGCGCTCAGCCGCCACCGGCCAGCGGTCAATGTAGAATTCTTCATCCAGTTTCTGTTCCTTTAGCACCCGAAAGAGATCGCCGACGATCCAATTGGCAACCGCTTTCGCATTCGCGTGGGCCGTGACCGCCTCCTCAAAATAATCGGCGATGTCTTTTCGGCTGGTCAAAAGTTCGGCCTCGTAAGCCGGCAATTGATAACCTTGCATGAAGCGCGCTTTGCGTGCGGCGGGCAGTTCCGGCAGCCCGGCACGGACTTCGGCGATCCAATCAGCGTTGATCACTAGCGGCAGCAGATCGGGATCGGGAAAGTAGCGATAGTCATGGGCCGACTCCTTCGAGCGCATCGAGCGGGTCTCTTCGCGATGCTCATCCCACAGCCGGGTTTCCTGCACCAATTGGCCGCCGCCGGAAAGAACATCGCTTTGCCTTTCGATTTCAAAGGCGATTGCCTTTTCGATGGCTTTGAAGGAGTTCAAGTTCTTGATCTCAATCTTGGTGCCGAGTCGGTCGCTGCCAGCAGGCCGCACCGAGACGTTGGCGTCGCAGCGAAAACTGCCTTCCTCCATGTTGCCGTCGCAGACACCGAGAAACTGCACAATAGCGCGCAGGGTTTTGAGATAACTGACCGCTTCATCGGCGCTGCGCAAATCCGGCTCGCTGACGATTTCCAGAAGCGGCACGCCGGCGCGGTTGAGATCGACCAGGCTCGAGTCGCCATGTTGATCGTGAATATTTTTGCCGGCGTCTTCTTCCATGTGAATGCGTGTCAGGCGCACCCGCTTAGTCGCGCCGCTGACTTCGATGTCGATGTAGCCATGCTCGCAGATCGGCAGTTCGTATTGGCTGATTTGATAGCCCTTGGGCAGGTCGGGATAAAAATAGTTTTTGCGCGCCAAGCGGCTCGCGCGGGTGATTTCACAATGGGTCGCCAGGCCGGCGCGCAGCGCAAATTCGACGACTTTCCGGTTCAACACCGGCAGCACCCCGGGCAAGCCGATGCACACCGGGCACGTGTTGGCGTTGGGTTCAGCGCCAAAACGGGTGGAGCAGCCGCAGAAGATCTTCGAATCGGTGAGCAGTTGCGCGTGGACTTCCAGGCCGATGACGGGTTCGTAGTTCATGGTTCTGATCGTTAACCGATTGAGGATAGAAGATGGAGGATCGAGGAGGGTAAGAATGGTTCTGCGACCCTCTATCCTCTATCCTCGGGTTTCATTGTGTGACACTCGGTCGCTTGCTCATAAGCGTACGCCACGCGCAGGATCGTCGCTTCATCGAACGGTTTCCCGATGATTTGCAGGCCGATCGGCAAGCCTGCTTTATCAAAGCCGCAGGGTAGGGAGATGGCCGGCAAGCCAGCGAGGTTCACCGAGATCGTATAGATGTCCGACAAGTACATTTGTAACGGATCTTGGGTTTTCTCACCGATCTTGAAGGCAGTGGTCGGCATGGTCGGTGTGACGATGGCGTCGCAGCTTGCAAAAGCCTGATCGAAGTCGCGTTTGATCAATGCGCGCACACGCTGGGCTTTGAGGTAGTAGGCTTCGTAGTAGCCGGCGGAGAGCGCATAGGTGCCGAGCATGATGCGCCGCTTGACCTCGGCGCCGAAACCTTCCTCGCGGCTTAGCATGTAGGTGTCATTTAGATCTGCGGCTTCGGCGCGATGGCCGTAGCGCATGCCGTCGTAGCGCGCCAGATTGGAGCTCGCCTCAGCGGTGGCGATAATGTAATAGACTGCCACCGCGTAACTCGTGTGCGGCAGAGAAATATCTTCGATGCGCGCGCCCTGTTTTTCCAGCTCGGCGATGGCGCGCCGCACGGCTTGCTCGACCTCGGGCGCCATGCCGGCGACGAAATATTCGCGCGGAACGCCGAGGCGCAGGCCTTTGACACCGCCCGTCAGGGCTTCGCTGTATTTCGGCACCGGTCGCTGCACCGAGGTGGCATCGGCCGGGTCGTGGCCGGCGATCGCTTCGAGCAACAGCGCGCTATCGCGCACGTCCTTGGTCATGGGTCCCACTTGGTCCATCGATGAGGCAAAGGCGATGATGCCGTAGCGGCTCACCCGTCCGTAGCTGGGCTTTAACCCAACGATGCCGCAACAAGCCGCCGGCTGGCGAATCGAGCCGCCGGTGTCGGTGCCCAATGCCGCAATGCATTCATCGGCGGCGACGGCAGCGGCGGAGCCGCCCGACGAGCCTCCCGGCACACGCGCGCCATCCCAAGGGTTGCGCGTCGGATGGAACGCCGAATTCTCCGCCGACGAGCCCATGGCGAATTCATCGAGATTGGTCTTGCCCACGATCACCGCCCCCGCGTTGCGCAGCTTGGCCACCGTTGTGGCGTCGTAGGGCGGTACGAAATCGCCGAGAATTTTCGAGGCACAGGTGGTTTTTAGGCCGCGCGTCAGAAAGTTATCCTTGAGCGCCAGCGGCACGCCGAGCAAAGGGCTGTCTGACTTATTTTCGCTGAGAAGTTTATCCGCTTGGCGCGCCTGGTCGCGGGCCCCCTGGCGATCAACGGTTAGGTAAGCACGGATGTTCTCATCGCTAGCCGCGATGCGCGCCAGCACGGCTTCGGTCAGCTCGACGCTGGAGCACTCGCGGCGGCGCAATGTATCGCTGGCTGCATGCAGCGTCAGGGCGGCGAGAGTCATTCGATGATCTTCGGAACTTTGAAAAAGCTGCCGTCGCGCTCGGGTGCGTTGGCGAGCAGCGCGTCGGCGTTCGGCTGATTGACCTCTTTATCTTCGCGCAGTGCAGTGACCGCGTCGTTGGCATGGCTGAAAGGCTCGACGCCCGTGATGTCGAGCTGATTCAATTGCTCCATGTATTCGAGAATGGCGCCCAACTGCTCGGCCAGCTGTTCTTCTTCGCTGGCGGTCAAGCGCAGGCGCGCCAACAGCGCCACCCGTTGTACTTCGTCGCGCGACAATTTCATTTGAGCCATTTTTTAGCATAGGGTCTCGGCTAATTCCATTGCGAGTGAATTTGCAGTCACACCGGCTTTTGGCTACAAAAGAAAAATCCATGCGTCGCCCGCAGCTCTCTTTGTCCGAAGATTTTATTCGACCGCCGGAGTTCAACAAGATCGAGCAGGACGGCTACGCCCGCGGCTTCAACGTCATCGCCGGCCTCGATGAAGTGGGGCGCGGGCCATTGGCCGGCCCGGTGGTTGCCGCAGCGGTGGTTTTGCCGCGGGGTTTCGAGCATGCGGGCATCAGAGATTCGAAGTTATTGACGGCAAAGCAGCGCGAGGAGATCGCGCCGATTATCAAATCGCGTGCAATCAGTTGGGCCGTCGGTGTCGTCGACGTTGGTGCAATTGACCGGCTAAACATTCTTAACGCCAGTCTGCGCGCCATGCTCAAGGCGGCGCGCGCCCTGGAGCCGGCGCCCGAATATCTTTTGATCGATGGCAACCAAGTGATTCCTCCCGGTTGGTTTAGCAAGGGCAAAGCGGCGCGTAATTTTTTGCCGCAGCAGCGTACCGTGATCAAAGGCGATCAGCTTTGTCTGTCCATTGCCGCGGCATCGATTGTCGCCAAAGTGGCGCGCGATGCGATCATGGTCGAGTTGGACGCCAGCTATCCCGGCTATGGCTTCGCCGAGCACAAAGGCTATGCCTGCGCGAGTCATCTTGAAGCGCTGCGCCGCTACGGTCCGTCACCAGCGCACCGGCAAAGCTTCGCCCCGGTGCGCGAGGTGACCGTCAAAACCCACCGCAGCGATTTCGGACCGCTCTTTCAAGCGCGCTGATGGCCGCCAACGCCAAACAGATCTTCGGTAAGCGAGGCGAGGAGTTGGCCGAGCAGTTCCTCAAGAAAAAAGGCTACAAGATCGTCGAACGCAATTACCGCTGCAGCAGCGGTGAAGTCGACCTGATCGCCCTCGATCGCAAAGTCATCGTGTTTGTCGAAGTGAAAACCCGCGCCGCCCATGGCTATGGCTCCCCGTTGGAAGCTGTGGCGTTTTACAAGCAGCGCAAGATGATCTACGCGGCGCAGTATTTTTTGCACGAAAAGAAACTGCATCAACGCGACGCTCGTTTCGACGTCGTCGGCATCTCGTGGGCCGGCGCCGAACCGCAAGTGGAACATATTCAAAACGCCTTCGATGTGGCGTAAGATTCCCGTTTATGCTGGACGTCAAACTATTGCGAGACAATCTCGACGAGGTCAAAACGCGCATGGCGACACGCGGCGGCGTGATCGACTGGGACAGGTTCGTCGCCATCGACCGCGAGCGGCGCGAAGCGTTGGCCAATATCGAGCGGCTCAAAGAAAAAAAGAACCGCCTCTCCGGTGAAATCGGCATGCTGAAAAAGAGCGGCGGCGATGCTGGCGCGCTCATGAAAGAGACCGAAGAAATTAGCGACGCGATCAAGAAAGGCGAAGCGCCTTTGGCCGAGATCGAAGCGCGCTTCGAGCAGTTCATGCTGACCTTGCCCAACTTGCCAAGCTCGACGGTGAAAGTTGGCAAGAACGAGCACGATAACCGCGAAGTGCGCCGCTGGGGCGAACCGGCAAAGTTTGACTTCGAACCGAAAAATCATTGGGACATCGGCGAAGAGCTGGGCATTCTAGATTTTCAACGCGCCGCCAAGATCGCCGGCGCGCGCTTTGCCGTTTATAAAGGTGCCGGGGCGCGGCTCGAGCGGGCGTTGATTAATTTTATGCTCGATCTCCACACGGGCGAGAACGGCTACAAGGAGATGCTGCCACCGGCGTTGGTCAACCGCTCCGCTCTGGTCGGCACCGGACAGTTGCCCAAGTTCGAAGAAGATCTGTTTCATCTTGCGCCCGGCGATTGGTTCCTCATTCCAACCGCCGAGGTGCCGCTGACCAATCTTCATCGCGAGGAGATGCTCGAACGCGAAGACTTGCCGATAAAATACGTCGCCTACACGCCGTGCTTTCGCAGCGAAGCCGGCTCCTATGGCAAGGACGTGCGCGGTTTGATTCGCCAGCATCAGTTCAACAAAGTCGAAATGGTCAAGCTGAGCGAGCCGGAGACATCCTACGACGAGCTGGAGTCCATGGTGCAAAACGCCGAAGAAGTCCTGCGCCGATTGAAGATTCCCTATCGAGTGGTCGAGCTGTGCACCGGCGACATGGGTTTCGGCGCGGCCAAGACCTACGATTTAGAAGTGTGGCTGCCGGGCCAGAACAATTATCGTGAGATCAGTTCGTGCTCCAACTGTGAAGACTTCCAAGCGCGCCGCGCCAATATTCGCTACCGCAAAGAAAAGAAGGGGCGGCCGACTTTCGTCCACACGCTCAATGGTTCGGGTCTTGCCGTCGGGCGGACGCTCGTGGCGGTGTTGGAAAACTATCAGCAGAAAAATGGCACTGTGATTGTCCCTGACGTGCTGCGGCCTTACATGGGCGGGCTGGGAAAAATTAGCTAGGGGAGGGTTTTGTAGGGACAGGCCTTGTGCCTGTCCTTCGGACGGGATCATGCCTAAGCTCTTAATCGCCACCCTGTGCGACGACGTCCGCGAAGAAAAGACCGGCAAGGTCAGCCTCATGGGCGTCTTCGATCGCTTCATGGTCGCCGACTTTCGAGTGGCGCTGCCAACTTTCTGGTTGTTTGCCCAGATCGGTTGTGAAACCGAAGGGGAACATACCCTCACTGTTGAATTTCGCCGCGTCGAGGGCGACGTGGTTTTGCGCGGCGACATCAAGCATTCCGTTGTGGGAGAGAACAGCGTGACCCATCTCTATCACGCCAATATCGACATGCGCCTCGAACATGTGATGTTGCCAGGCCCCGGTGCCTACGAATTTGCCATCGATAGCGACGGCGTGCCGGTCGGCTCCGTCGCCGTGGATGTGATCCAGCCGGCACCGCAGCTGCTGCA
Coding sequences within it:
- the serS gene encoding serine--tRNA ligase — protein: MLDVKLLRDNLDEVKTRMATRGGVIDWDRFVAIDRERREALANIERLKEKKNRLSGEIGMLKKSGGDAGALMKETEEISDAIKKGEAPLAEIEARFEQFMLTLPNLPSSTVKVGKNEHDNREVRRWGEPAKFDFEPKNHWDIGEELGILDFQRAAKIAGARFAVYKGAGARLERALINFMLDLHTGENGYKEMLPPALVNRSALVGTGQLPKFEEDLFHLAPGDWFLIPTAEVPLTNLHREEMLEREDLPIKYVAYTPCFRSEAGSYGKDVRGLIRQHQFNKVEMVKLSEPETSYDELESMVQNAEEVLRRLKIPYRVVELCTGDMGFGAAKTYDLEVWLPGQNNYREISSCSNCEDFQARRANIRYRKEKKGRPTFVHTLNGSGLAVGRTLVAVLENYQQKNGTVIVPDVLRPYMGGLGKIS